The nucleotide window GATTGCAGGCAGACACTCGTGTTTGCCAACCGAGCGTCGGAAGATCTTTTTGGTTACCACGCCGACGATATCCTCGGAAAGAATCTGGACATTCTTTTGCCATCCTGCTTCCGGGAAGTGCATGCCGCCTATGTTGACGGCTTCGCCAGTTCGTCGATCAATGCCCAATATATGGGGGACCGGAAAGGTCAGGTCGTTGGCCGCCACGCCGACGGTCGCGACCTCAAACTCGGCGCCACCATAGTGCGGATTCAAAACGGCAAAGAAACTCTGTTCGCCGCAATCATGAGAGACATCGGCTGGCAAGTTGAGTTGGTCGACAAACTTACGGACATGGCAAGAGAAGATCCCCTGACCCGGCTCTTGAACCGCCGGAGCTTTGAGAAGCTCGCCAAAGCCGAGGAAAAGCGCGCCCAACGCGATAAAACGAGCCTGTCCTTTTTGTTTATCGATATCGACCATTTCAAGGACGTAAATGACAGACATGGGCACGGCGCTGGTGACGTGGTGCTCAAGGAACTTGGAAGAATTGCCAGTCAGTCTCTGCGAGGGATGGACCTTATTTGCCGATGGGGCGGAGGAGAATTTGTCGGCATTCTTCCGAACACCGATTTCGATGGCGCGAAAGCGGTCGCGGAGCGTATCCGGCGCGCCATTGAAGACAACCGGTTCATCCTACCCAGCGGCGCAAGCATTTCAGTCACCGCCAGCATTGGCATCAGCCACGCCGCGAATGACGCTGTTGACGTAAATAACCTGATCGAGAAGGCCGATAAAGCTCTGTACCAAGCAAAGCGGGCGGGCCGAAACCGCGTGTCGTTCGCCGGTTGACCGATGCGCAGTCTGGAATATTTCTCCAAGCTTGAAGACCGTAAAAAATCTCACGCCGCAGCCCCTCTCATGAAGAAGCCAGCATGGAAAACACGAAAAACGAAATTACCGAAATGCGGAAGCGGTTTATCGCCCGGCTGACCGTCGAAATAGATGAGGTCGCGCAAGCTATTCCAGAAATTTGCACCGATGGGTACTCTCGTGAGGCGGTCCAGGATCTTCATAGAAAGATCCACAACATTGCGGGGAGCGCGGGGACATTTGGCCTGAATCCCATCACGGAACAGGCCCGCAAAGTCGAAAAAAACCTAATGAACATTTTAGACCGGGATTCTTCGCCAACAAGCGCGGAATGGAATGCCATAAAAGAAGGCGTCGAGCGCATCGCACACCTATCGGAAAACCGAACGGTCTGGGATGCACCGAGCCTTGAAGGGCCGGGCACCACCAGAGAAAGAGCTCACAATCCTCTCATCTACATCGTCGACGACAACGATGAAATAAATGGCCAGCTTGCTGCGGTCCTCCGGGAGCATCGCTACCGTGTAAGATCATTCTCGAATATCACAGACTTTTCTCGCGCACTCGCGCAGGAAAGTGAGGAAACACCGAACGCGATCCTTTTGGATATCGTCTTCGGGGACCACGAACGCGCTGGTATTGAAAAACTCGAAGAAATTGCAGAAACCTGCCAAACGGACATTCCCATTATCATAATGTCCATGCGCGACGATCTCCCGGCAAGGCTCGAGACGCTCAGAGCCGGCGCGATCCGGTATCTCGGGAAACCGGTCGACACATCGTTACTTCTCCATGTTCTCGGCGACCTGACCGCCCGGGCGTCAGAAGATCCGTACAGAGTGCTTATGCTGGACGACGACAAAGTCCTGCTGGACCTTTATTCGCTACTTCTTGCCGGAGAAGGCATGGACGTCCGCTGTCTGGACGAGCCGATGCGGTTCTTTGAAGTCCTCGACGAGTTCGATCCCGACGTGGTTGTCCTGGACGTATACATGCCAGGTGCAACCGGTCCGGAACTGGCAGCGGTTTTGCGACAAAGACCCGGATATTCGGAGATACCGATCCTTTTCCTGTCGGGTGAGGACGACCTCAGCGTGCAACTTACGGCGCTTGGACTTGGTGGTGATGATTTTCTGTCGAAGCCAATCGAGAAAGAGCATCTGATCGCAGCGGTCAGCGCGCGAGCCAGACGCTGTCGTCAGAGCAAGGCAATGGCCAAACGGGTTCAGCAATTGCTTTACGAAAAGGAGCGTGAACATCTCGCGCTCAACCAGCATGCGATCGTAAGCATCGCGGACCGGGCTGGGCGGATCACATATGTAAACGAAATGTTCTGCAGCGTCAGCGGATACGAAAGAGCAGAACTCCTTGGAGAAAATCACCGGATTGTCAAATCAGGTCAACATCCCGAAAGCTTTTACACGGAGTTATGGTCCACGATCTCCAAGGGGCAAATCTGGAACGGGGAAATCTGTAACAAACGCAAAGACGGCTCATTCTACTGGGTACAAGGAACGATCGTCCCTTTTCTGGATGGGAATGGAAAGCCTTATCAGTATGTGTCCGTTCGGACAGATGTAACCAAGGCAAAAGAAAACCAGCTTAAAACCGATTTCAAAAACCGACTTCAAAAACGCATCAACGATTGCGCGGAGAATATCGTCTCCGCGAGTGCTGCCGAAATCGATCTGGCCATCCAGGACGCCATTGCCAAAATCGCAGAAGGTATTGGGGCGGAACGTGCGTATATCTTGCTTATTTCGGAAGACAAGCAACGTATGGAATGCACGTCGGAATGGTGCGCGGACGGCATAGCGCGCGCGCCGGATGACTTCCGAAACACCGAATACAGGATCGCACCGTGGTGGCGGAACGAAGTCGAGAAATATGGATTGTGTGTAGCTGCTTCAGTGAACAGTTTGCCGGCACAGGCCGAATATGAACGGACACAGCTATCAAAAGCTGATGTTCAATCTCACTGCTCTGTCTCACTTCGCAGTAATGGTCAAGTATTCGGTTTGATCGGTTTCGACACAGTTACGGAAGAACGCGATTGGAGCCTCGAGCAACTCGACATGCTCCCCGTTTTCGGCGGTATTGTCGGCAGCGGGATGAAGCGCAAGCGCTCGGAGATCGCACTCGAACAGCACAAAGAACGGCTTCGCCGAGGGCAGATCTTCGCCAATATAGGGACCTGGGATTTCAACATCCAGACTGGGGAACTTTATTGGTCCGAACGGATAGCGCCACTGTTTGGATACCCTTCGGGAGACCTCAAGACCTCCTACGAGAATTTCCTGGAGGCCGTTCATCCCGAAGATCGCCAACTGGTGACCGACAGCGTGACCGCCTGCATTGAATCCGACGTGCCCTATGATATCGAACACCGGGTCGTTTGGCCGGATGGGACCACAAGATGGCTCTCCGAGCGCGGGGCTGTGGAACGCTCCGAAGACGGTGAGCCACTCCGGATGCTCGGCGTTGTTCAGGACATCCATGATCGTAAGATGGCAGAGAAGGCATTGTCCGAGCGTGAGGTTCAACTCAGAGAAGCGCAAAGCCGCGCAAAATTGGGGAATTGGCGCCAGGACAAGACAAATGATCAATTTGAGTGGTCGGACGAGACCTATCGGATATTCGGATATGAACCGGGGTCAATAAAGCCCTCTTTGTCGGTGTTTATGGAGCACATTCCTTTTGACGATCATGCGCTCGTGGAAGAAGCACAAAGATTATCCATAGAAACCGGGAAGTTTGATCTGATTCATCGCGTTCAACGGCCGGACGGAACCGTGATTCATGTGCACGAACTCGCCGGCGTCACGCATGACAGCGCCGGTCACATCATCGCCTTGACCGGGACCGTGCAGGACATTACGGATCGGATCGAAGCAGAAGACGCTCTCATTGCGGCACGCGACGATGCCCAGCGCGCGAACCAAGCAAAGTCCGATTTCTTGTCCAGTATGAGCCACGAATTACGCACGCCGATGAACGCCATACTTGGCTTCGGACAGTTGCTTGCCGCTGACACGACTTTGGACGAGGACAACGCGGACAGTGCACAAGAAATCGTAAAAGCTGGAGAACATCTGCTCGAACTGATCAATGAAGTTCTTGACCTTGCGAAGATAGAGTCCGGAAAAACCGGGTTCTCAATCGAATCGATCTCCTTGAAGTCCGTCATCGCCGAATGCCTGTCGATCGCAGAATCCCTCGCGCGTAAACGCGGAATTAGAATTCAGACCTCGCTGTCGGACAGCTGCCACGTGCGGGCCGATCGCATGCGCGTCAAACAGGTCCTCCTGAATCTCCTATCGAACGCCGTGAAATACAATAAAGAGTCTGGCGAGATTGACATCCACACTGAAGAAGCGCCGGACGGCAGGATCAGAATTTCGGTCACCGATACCGGGCCGGGAATTTCGGAAACGCATATCAAAGAGGTGTTTGAGCCTTTCAACAGGCTGGATGCAAACCAGACAGACGTCGAAGGCACGGGAATCGGGCTTACGATCAGCAAAAAGATTGCGGAAGAGCTCGGGGGCGAGATCGGACTCGAATCCGAACTCGGAAAGGGCAGTACATTCTGGATCGCGCTGCCTAAGGAGAAGAACCCGCTCTCCGAAACGGAGAACGAAGAGCCCGCCGCTTCTCCGCCGTCACCTGCATCGAACGCGGACAAGTCCCATACGGTTCTCTACATAGAAGACAACCCGGCGAATATAAAACTGATGCGGCAGGTCTTCAAAAACCGAACGAATATCGAGTTCAAAACCGCTCACACGCCCGAAATCGGCCTTGAACTGGCAATGACGCAGCGTCCGGACCTCATCCTGCTCGATATCAACATGCCGCAGATGGACGGATATCAAGTGCTCCGGGTCATGAAAGACGACGCCTCTCTCAAAACAGTGCCTGTCATCGCCGTGACGGCCAACGCGCACCAAAAAGACATCGAGTGCGGGAAAGCCGCCGGGTTTACGGACTACATCACCAAGCCGCTGGATATAGAAAATCTTAATAAAGTTGTTGATAAAGTGATTTTCAAGATGGCCTAGGGTTTTCAAAACCATGGACAAATCACGATATCTCTATGGTTTGCATTGATTGCAGGCCCGCTTCACATTCGAAATCCTGGTTGCCAAGTGCCGTGCGGACTTTCGAAGCAAGGAAAAGACAGTCGGAGTTTTAGAATGACTGACGCGTATTCCTCCAGCCTTAAAATCATGGTGGTGGACGACGAACCCGCCAACCTGAAGGTGCTGAAGAAAACGCTCAACGGTCACGGATACGATTCCATAAATCTGATTTCGGACCCTAGGGATGTCGTCGAAAAATACACTCTTGATCGGCCGGATCTCATATTGCTCGACCTGAACATGCCGTATCTCGACGGCTTCGAGGTTATGAGTCTGCTGCGCGACCTTGACGATCCACTGCTTCCTCCGATCGTGGTACTTACCGCGCAAACTGGTAAGGATTACGTTCTGCGCGCTCTCTCGCTCGGCGCGCGCGACTTCATCAGCAAACCGTTCGATCGGACCGAACTTCTGATGCGGGTGCGAAACCTGCTGGACGCCCAACTGGCCCACAGGTTGATCCATGATCAGAAGGCGGAACTTGAGCAAATGGTGCGTTGGCGAACGGAGGAACTCGCGGCAACCCGCCTGGAGGTCGTCCGGCGCCTTGGGATGGCTGCGGAATATCGAGACGAGGAGACAGGAAGCCACATCGTAAGAATGAGCAGGATCTGTGCGACCTTGGCCAGGGGCGCTGGTTGGAATGAAGAGATGTGCATGCTGATCCTGCACGCCAGCCCGATGCACGATCTTGGCAAGATCGGCATCCCCGATGCGGTCTTACTGAAACCCGGAAAACTCGATTCGGCAGAGTGGGAAATAATGAAGTCTCATGCCCAGGTTGGCGCCAATTTGCTTGACGGTAACGACTCTAGCTTGATGGAAATGTCGCGGGAAATTGCCCTCACTCACCATGAAAAATGGGATGGCAGCGGCTACCCCAATGGTCTTTCCGGGGAAGACATCCCGGAAAGCGGAAGGATCGCGGCTCTGGCCGATGTCTTCGACGCGCTGACCTCGGAAAGACCCTATAAAAAAGCATGGTCGATAGAGAGCGCACTCAAGCTGATCCGTGAGCAAAGAGGCCAGCATTTTGATCCCAGGCTGGTTGATGTTTTTTTCAATGCATTGGATGAAATTCTCGAAATAAAGACGGGTATCGAGCATTAGAAAAAGCACGGCCTACCGACCAAGATAGACGTCTCCATTCAAGGGAACAGGTGGATTTGGGCTGTGCCCCCGAAAACTGGATAGTGACGTAATCTACGGCGGCGGTGTCAGTGGGTCCTTGAGACGAGGGGAATGAGCGATGACAAAACGCACGTTCGGCGAAGCGCTTCAGGTCGCGCGCAGATCGTCGAGATAGATCCGCACAGCATTCTGCACGTGCCGGAAGCGGGCGCCGCCCAAATGCTTGCTGTCGAACCATCGCATCACCACGATGATATGCTCGTGCAATCGTTCTCGCTCCAGCGTCCACAAGATCACCCCCGCACCTGCCTCGCCATCATCGTTCTTTGATGGGGCGTCGGCGCTCAGCAGAGCCTGATGGCCTATTCGGTACTGTAGTGTGGGCAACTGCCGGAATTCCTTACGCAGCGAACAACGGTAGTTCTACTGGCGCGACATAGGGTTTTCGCTGCTTAATGCGCGAAATAACGGCCCCGCGCCGATCGGCACCGCCGGATTTTTGCCAGTGACTTACCAATGGCGCGCATTCTCCGTCCACCATCGTGAGCACATAAGCACTTCCTAGACGCCTCCGTGCGGATAGGCGCCGGCGTAGAGCACAAGTGGCGATGCGATTTGCTTCATCCAGGTTCCTGGCTACAGAAACAACATCCCGAAGTTTGGATCCATGTCGGCCGAACCGTGCCGTTACCGTAATGACGCCAAATAGATCATGATCGATCTCAAGCTCGTAAACCCGGTTGCGATTTTGCTCGGAATCAATGAGGCGCAGACGAAGGTAAACAAGTGAAAGCATAACCCAATTTTATCACGCCCAGAACAAAACATGAATCAGCTAATTTGGCTCTTTTGCAATTACCTGTTTTGGCAATCATATCGGTTGGCTTATTTCCGTTCGGAAAGGCAGCGTTACCCATTCCGTGTAATGGTGACTCTCGCTCCTGAGCATCCGGCGGGCAAACATCTACAGGATGAGGACCGCCGCTCGCAGTTCACGAGCGGCGGCTGTTCCTCATAATTCGACTTGCTCTGATATCGCCAATGCGTCTTCGACCTCGATGCCAAGGTAGCGCACCGTGCTCTCAAGCTTCGTGTGACCGAGGAGAAGCTGAACGGCGCGCAGGTTACCGGTCTTGCGATAGATCTGCGCCGCTTTGGTCCGGCGCATGGTGTGAGTCCCATACGCCGAGCTATCGAGACCGGCGCTCTCGACCCAGCCATGAACAATCCGGGCGTACTGGCGAGTCGACAAGTGAGGGCTCTTGCGGAGCCGGCTGATGAAGAGATAGTCGCCGGGACGTCGTCCGGCTTAGTCTATCCATGCTGCCAGTGCGTTCCGGGTTGCCGCTGTCATCTCAAACTGGACAGGACGTGCGGTCTTCTGTTGAACAACTGTCGTGCGCTCGCGAATACGGCCGTCGGAAAGAATATCATCAACCCGCAGGCTCCCCGCTATCTCAAGCCTCACCCGGATTGACCAGACATCCTTCGGCTTGAGCGGCCGCTTCTGGCTGACCAGTCTTCCCTTGTTCCAGGGGGTACGCAGTGGGGATCTTTCAAAACCATCAGGGTCAGTAAGCATCGTCGCATCCTCTCAAAAGAATGCTCCTTCCCTCCTGTCACGGGATTCAATGCCTTCGCGCTCATCTTGGCAACAGGCGACCAAAGCGGTCAGACAATTGAAGCCACGCGACCGGCTGTATTACGGACTATGCGGCTTCGGATGGCGGCCGCTCACTCATTCGGGGGTGCGGGGAGGAGACTTCGGCTCCGACTAGGGGGAAGGCTTGCCCCTTTAGGCTCATAGATGTGCGCAGGAGCGGCTCACAGGTCGTCGACGCTGCAACAAAATCCAACTATTTGCATAAAAACGATTTATCCCGCAAAATGCGTAATTCCTGATTTTGCGGGATAAATCCTCATGGCGACAAACATATTAACCTTCTCCGACGAGCAGCTCCGCGTCGCCGCGAATCTTGAACAGCATTACGATGTCTGGATCGAGACACAGCGATCCCTCTTTACGCTGCCCTATGGGATGAAGTGGAAAACGGTGTCCGGACGCGACTATCTTTACGAGACCGCGGACCGACAGGGGAACGGTAAAAGCCTGGGTCCCCGTTCCCCTGAAACCGAAGAGCGTTACAAGCGGTATCGCAAGGAAAAAGACTCGCTGAGCGAACGCGCGAAAGTCAGCGCGGCAAGGCTGCAGGAAACCTGTCGTCTCTACCGGGCCCTGCGCCTACCGATGATCGCGAGCGAGGCGGCGAAGATCCTCCGGGAAGCGGACCGCCGCCGCTTACTTGGATCGCATCTAATCGTGGTCGGGACCAATGCCATGCCCGCTTACGCGCTCGAGGCCGGCGGACGTTTCGACCAGGTGCCGGACGAAACGGACGATTTCGACATGGCTTGGTCCTATGACGGCGCCGAGCCGCCTCTACCGAACAAGACCGCTACCGTATGGACCATGCTCAAGGCCGTCGACGGGACCTATACTATAAATTCGGAGCGACCGTTCCAGGCACGCAACTCCTCGGCCTACGAATTTGAGCTGCTGAGCGCGGAATCCCGGATCAAAACCATGCACCGGCTGGACAAGCCAAAG belongs to Nisaea sp. and includes:
- a CDS encoding response regulator: MENTKNEITEMRKRFIARLTVEIDEVAQAIPEICTDGYSREAVQDLHRKIHNIAGSAGTFGLNPITEQARKVEKNLMNILDRDSSPTSAEWNAIKEGVERIAHLSENRTVWDAPSLEGPGTTRERAHNPLIYIVDDNDEINGQLAAVLREHRYRVRSFSNITDFSRALAQESEETPNAILLDIVFGDHERAGIEKLEEIAETCQTDIPIIIMSMRDDLPARLETLRAGAIRYLGKPVDTSLLLHVLGDLTARASEDPYRVLMLDDDKVLLDLYSLLLAGEGMDVRCLDEPMRFFEVLDEFDPDVVVLDVYMPGATGPELAAVLRQRPGYSEIPILFLSGEDDLSVQLTALGLGGDDFLSKPIEKEHLIAAVSARARRCRQSKAMAKRVQQLLYEKEREHLALNQHAIVSIADRAGRITYVNEMFCSVSGYERAELLGENHRIVKSGQHPESFYTELWSTISKGQIWNGEICNKRKDGSFYWVQGTIVPFLDGNGKPYQYVSVRTDVTKAKENQLKTDFKNRLQKRINDCAENIVSASAAEIDLAIQDAIAKIAEGIGAERAYILLISEDKQRMECTSEWCADGIARAPDDFRNTEYRIAPWWRNEVEKYGLCVAASVNSLPAQAEYERTQLSKADVQSHCSVSLRSNGQVFGLIGFDTVTEERDWSLEQLDMLPVFGGIVGSGMKRKRSEIALEQHKERLRRGQIFANIGTWDFNIQTGELYWSERIAPLFGYPSGDLKTSYENFLEAVHPEDRQLVTDSVTACIESDVPYDIEHRVVWPDGTTRWLSERGAVERSEDGEPLRMLGVVQDIHDRKMAEKALSEREVQLREAQSRAKLGNWRQDKTNDQFEWSDETYRIFGYEPGSIKPSLSVFMEHIPFDDHALVEEAQRLSIETGKFDLIHRVQRPDGTVIHVHELAGVTHDSAGHIIALTGTVQDITDRIEAEDALIAARDDAQRANQAKSDFLSSMSHELRTPMNAILGFGQLLAADTTLDEDNADSAQEIVKAGEHLLELINEVLDLAKIESGKTGFSIESISLKSVIAECLSIAESLARKRGIRIQTSLSDSCHVRADRMRVKQVLLNLLSNAVKYNKESGEIDIHTEEAPDGRIRISVTDTGPGISETHIKEVFEPFNRLDANQTDVEGTGIGLTISKKIAEELGGEIGLESELGKGSTFWIALPKEKNPLSETENEEPAASPPSPASNADKSHTVLYIEDNPANIKLMRQVFKNRTNIEFKTAHTPEIGLELAMTQRPDLILLDINMPQMDGYQVLRVMKDDASLKTVPVIAVTANAHQKDIECGKAAGFTDYITKPLDIENLNKVVDKVIFKMA
- a CDS encoding WGR domain-containing protein; translated protein: MLSLVYLRLRLIDSEQNRNRVYELEIDHDLFGVITVTARFGRHGSKLRDVVSVARNLDEANRIATCALRRRLSARRRLGSAYVLTMVDGECAPLVSHWQKSGGADRRGAVISRIKQRKPYVAPVELPLFAA
- a CDS encoding sensor domain-containing diguanylate cyclase; this translates as MTQALDEVTLDTSGLFYRELINNTADAIVAIDCRQTLVFANRASEDLFGYHADDILGKNLDILLPSCFREVHAAYVDGFASSSINAQYMGDRKGQVVGRHADGRDLKLGATIVRIQNGKETLFAAIMRDIGWQVELVDKLTDMAREDPLTRLLNRRSFEKLAKAEEKRAQRDKTSLSFLFIDIDHFKDVNDRHGHGAGDVVLKELGRIASQSLRGMDLICRWGGGEFVGILPNTDFDGAKAVAERIRRAIEDNRFILPSGASISVTASIGISHAANDAVDVNNLIEKADKALYQAKRAGRNRVSFAG
- a CDS encoding YigZ family protein, translated to MPTLQYRIGHQALLSADAPSKNDDGEAGAGVILWTLERERLHEHIIVVMRWFDSKHLGGARFRHVQNAVRIYLDDLRAT
- a CDS encoding GSU2403 family nucleotidyltransferase fold protein, whose product is MATNILTFSDEQLRVAANLEQHYDVWIETQRSLFTLPYGMKWKTVSGRDYLYETADRQGNGKSLGPRSPETEERYKRYRKEKDSLSERAKVSAARLQETCRLYRALRLPMIASEAAKILREADRRRLLGSHLIVVGTNAMPAYALEAGGRFDQVPDETDDFDMAWSYDGAEPPLPNKTATVWTMLKAVDGTYTINSERPFQARNSSAYEFELLSAESRIKTMHRLDKPKPIPLPEQEWLLPGMRVSHVVLGRDGSPARIVAPDPRWFALQKLWMAAQEKRNPLKRKKDAIQGAALLDAVSTHMRQFPLDVAFEASLPEELQPFYRDWRHEQGGAGANGAPSWSDG
- a CDS encoding HD domain-containing phosphohydrolase; the encoded protein is MTDAYSSSLKIMVVDDEPANLKVLKKTLNGHGYDSINLISDPRDVVEKYTLDRPDLILLDLNMPYLDGFEVMSLLRDLDDPLLPPIVVLTAQTGKDYVLRALSLGARDFISKPFDRTELLMRVRNLLDAQLAHRLIHDQKAELEQMVRWRTEELAATRLEVVRRLGMAAEYRDEETGSHIVRMSRICATLARGAGWNEEMCMLILHASPMHDLGKIGIPDAVLLKPGKLDSAEWEIMKSHAQVGANLLDGNDSSLMEMSREIALTHHEKWDGSGYPNGLSGEDIPESGRIAALADVFDALTSERPYKKAWSIESALKLIREQRGQHFDPRLVDVFFNALDEILEIKTGIEH